The following are encoded in a window of Microcaecilia unicolor chromosome 14, aMicUni1.1, whole genome shotgun sequence genomic DNA:
- the M6PR gene encoding cation-dependent mannose-6-phosphate receptor isoform X1, protein MQTVVEEEEAVRSGNIEGAEVRMACLDGCTCAVAVLCICLVLAGSVAGDSAPTCDLVGSSEKESAKEKAVIQKLMPLRAVNFTTTVTTGNDTYIYSFRVCNNASQDLSSGLIQYNEKSKQTIVVGRINETHVFNGSDWILLTYRGGDSYKSHCSQEPRKAMVMISCDRNTLADGFTIMSEENSKESDCLYLFEMNSKLACPPEDTRLSVGSVLLIVLACLLAVYLIGGFLYQRLIVGAKGMDQFPNYSFWQDLGTLAADGCDFMCRSKPRNAPAAYRGVGDEQLGEEPEERDDHLLPM, encoded by the exons ATGCAGACTGTAGTAGAAGAAGAAGAGGCGGTGCGGAGTGGAAACATTGAAGGAGCGGAGGTGCG AATGGCTTGTCTTGATGGTTGCACCTGTGCCGTGGCTGTCCTGTGCATCTGCCTGGTACTGGCTGGCAGCGTTGCAGGAGATTCGGCACCAACCTGCGACCTCGTGGGAAGTAGCGAAAAGGAGTCTGCGAAGGAGAAAGCAGTGATCCAGAAACTGATGCCCCTGAGAGCTGTCAA CTTCACCACGACAGTGACCACGGGGAATGACACCTACATTTACAGCTTCCGAGTGTGTAACAACGCCAGCCAGGACCTGAGCAGTGGCTTGATCCAGTACAACGAGAAGTCGAAACAGACCATAGTGGTGGGACGGATCAACGAGACTCATGTCTTCAACGGCT cggACTGGATCTTGTTAACATATCGAGGGGGTGATAGCTATAAGAGCCATTGCAGCCAGGAACCTCGTAAGGCTATGGTGATGATCTCTTGTGACCGCAACACGCTGGCG GATGGTTTCACAATTATGAGTGAAGAAAACTCCAAGGAATCAGATTGCCTTTACCTCTTTGAGATGAACAGCAAGCTGGCTTGTCCACCAGAAGACACTCGTCTCAGTGTGGGCTCTGTCCTGCTAATCGT GTTGGCCTGCCTCCTTGCTGTGTATCTCATCGGGGGCTTCCTATACCAGCGACTGATAGTCGGAGCCAAGGGAATGGACCAGTTTCCCAACTACAGTTTCTGGCAAGACCTGGGGACCCTGGCAGCT GATGGCTGTGACTTCATGTGCCGATCTAAGCCTCGAAATGCGCCAGCTGCCTACCGCGGTGTGGGTGATGAACAGCTAGGAGAGGAACCTGAAGAAAGGGATGACCACCTACTGCCTATGTGA
- the M6PR gene encoding cation-dependent mannose-6-phosphate receptor isoform X3, whose product MACLDGCTCAVAVLCICLVLAGSVAGDSAPTCDLVGSSEKESAKEKAVIQKLMPLRAVNFTTTVTTGNDTYIYSFRVCNNASQDLSSGLIQYNEKSKQTIVVGRINETHVFNGSDWILLTYRGGDSYKSHCSQEPRKAMVMISCDRNTLADGFTIMSEENSKESDCLYLFEMNSKLACPPEDTRLSVGSVLLIVLACLLAVYLIGGFLYQRLIVGAKGMDQFPNYSFWQDLGTLAADGCDFMCRSKPRNAPAAYRGVGDEQLGEEPEERDDHLLPM is encoded by the exons ATGGCTTGTCTTGATGGTTGCACCTGTGCCGTGGCTGTCCTGTGCATCTGCCTGGTACTGGCTGGCAGCGTTGCAGGAGATTCGGCACCAACCTGCGACCTCGTGGGAAGTAGCGAAAAGGAGTCTGCGAAGGAGAAAGCAGTGATCCAGAAACTGATGCCCCTGAGAGCTGTCAA CTTCACCACGACAGTGACCACGGGGAATGACACCTACATTTACAGCTTCCGAGTGTGTAACAACGCCAGCCAGGACCTGAGCAGTGGCTTGATCCAGTACAACGAGAAGTCGAAACAGACCATAGTGGTGGGACGGATCAACGAGACTCATGTCTTCAACGGCT cggACTGGATCTTGTTAACATATCGAGGGGGTGATAGCTATAAGAGCCATTGCAGCCAGGAACCTCGTAAGGCTATGGTGATGATCTCTTGTGACCGCAACACGCTGGCG GATGGTTTCACAATTATGAGTGAAGAAAACTCCAAGGAATCAGATTGCCTTTACCTCTTTGAGATGAACAGCAAGCTGGCTTGTCCACCAGAAGACACTCGTCTCAGTGTGGGCTCTGTCCTGCTAATCGT GTTGGCCTGCCTCCTTGCTGTGTATCTCATCGGGGGCTTCCTATACCAGCGACTGATAGTCGGAGCCAAGGGAATGGACCAGTTTCCCAACTACAGTTTCTGGCAAGACCTGGGGACCCTGGCAGCT GATGGCTGTGACTTCATGTGCCGATCTAAGCCTCGAAATGCGCCAGCTGCCTACCGCGGTGTGGGTGATGAACAGCTAGGAGAGGAACCTGAAGAAAGGGATGACCACCTACTGCCTATGTGA
- the M6PR gene encoding cation-dependent mannose-6-phosphate receptor isoform X2 encodes MHVSTSSIRMACLDGCTCAVAVLCICLVLAGSVAGDSAPTCDLVGSSEKESAKEKAVIQKLMPLRAVNFTTTVTTGNDTYIYSFRVCNNASQDLSSGLIQYNEKSKQTIVVGRINETHVFNGSDWILLTYRGGDSYKSHCSQEPRKAMVMISCDRNTLADGFTIMSEENSKESDCLYLFEMNSKLACPPEDTRLSVGSVLLIVLACLLAVYLIGGFLYQRLIVGAKGMDQFPNYSFWQDLGTLAADGCDFMCRSKPRNAPAAYRGVGDEQLGEEPEERDDHLLPM; translated from the exons ATGCATGTTTCCACCTCCAGTATCAG AATGGCTTGTCTTGATGGTTGCACCTGTGCCGTGGCTGTCCTGTGCATCTGCCTGGTACTGGCTGGCAGCGTTGCAGGAGATTCGGCACCAACCTGCGACCTCGTGGGAAGTAGCGAAAAGGAGTCTGCGAAGGAGAAAGCAGTGATCCAGAAACTGATGCCCCTGAGAGCTGTCAA CTTCACCACGACAGTGACCACGGGGAATGACACCTACATTTACAGCTTCCGAGTGTGTAACAACGCCAGCCAGGACCTGAGCAGTGGCTTGATCCAGTACAACGAGAAGTCGAAACAGACCATAGTGGTGGGACGGATCAACGAGACTCATGTCTTCAACGGCT cggACTGGATCTTGTTAACATATCGAGGGGGTGATAGCTATAAGAGCCATTGCAGCCAGGAACCTCGTAAGGCTATGGTGATGATCTCTTGTGACCGCAACACGCTGGCG GATGGTTTCACAATTATGAGTGAAGAAAACTCCAAGGAATCAGATTGCCTTTACCTCTTTGAGATGAACAGCAAGCTGGCTTGTCCACCAGAAGACACTCGTCTCAGTGTGGGCTCTGTCCTGCTAATCGT GTTGGCCTGCCTCCTTGCTGTGTATCTCATCGGGGGCTTCCTATACCAGCGACTGATAGTCGGAGCCAAGGGAATGGACCAGTTTCCCAACTACAGTTTCTGGCAAGACCTGGGGACCCTGGCAGCT GATGGCTGTGACTTCATGTGCCGATCTAAGCCTCGAAATGCGCCAGCTGCCTACCGCGGTGTGGGTGATGAACAGCTAGGAGAGGAACCTGAAGAAAGGGATGACCACCTACTGCCTATGTGA